A genome region from Haliotis asinina isolate JCU_RB_2024 chromosome 11, JCU_Hal_asi_v2, whole genome shotgun sequence includes the following:
- the LOC137255497 gene encoding uncharacterized protein, with product MTFSQMLLVFGCLVATFSDAQQVVPDQALLAVYGDPYGTPYYGPSDYDECRVNRICPDGWCINYDGSYECKCNYGFKQTPDRKGCTHDTKAPFTNTHGFRDFLRSIGYKNPDMYLAPPPLIPQQHTQVPEIHVPQVSDNHAPQNHAYPQPFDVHQSQNQYNPSLNTIQYQQPSAVQYDPQQNPSQYNHWTYRSHSNSQTSTTTPLPVDVEPNEAPPAPPEIPTQNTQFSLENQIIDQNLQMMWEDPYGPKRPAFLDQTPAELNTPKSSPSPSNQVYHPPAPTLPESQALLPFPSYVPSYGNQAQNQGSWVESLGPERPAFLDQPITRPPHQTHDPSGQFHQQVPQMSVEQGLAPNDAMGSPGSGPNPVLWNSNPSQQFPVMNVPTFNAGTPPEPIPVGQPLSSMSVSPEYNPSPNNSPSPYSYSYPPPDLNNPSVPLDVKVDLPSVPMASSDVPIISHHANHYPGAFADPSIHPNPYQYPENKFGQGYNQWQQSYPSYPVHDPYTDVTADSSNRLQTDSQSVPNEGIPSTIGKTKANEPPPSTATSSPTSETITTTTAVTDVTKITEAAAGTTTLVADATTTTTSAPDTTTTTISIPTTTTSTPFITTPATTSIVASTTTTATTPPPPVELASTWVEQTGQNLKISLGVDLSGTSSHGAPAEPQAASFKIQAEGVPNDIAPGPTAPSSDTTTLTTTAKVTTVRTVSPPTSTKTPSYTRTTRQPILVPVVPASNDRFDITNSQVSKFPGRPQSPNIIPKQYIMKIPPEDNPRQISSPNQQPRPNYLPSQQLSQKSPPIQQPRPNAPARLQSRPNYPARRPIVDDTNSPQRAPQAQVVHQIKIPPNVQYPVRTQNQPQMKNIPLQLYPEPRQYPVTTRKQYVLNVQNRPGQLTRQYPATEELSRISNPPFRVTEHQIGQHNIPKYQKEQHSTTARHPAHQMKQHPFILHQSQPNYPYAAPNVSPQFSSRRLEMWTNTVDRQMYNVHPSRSSVQSPQRLFLARPTTSSHSSWINAGTSEQGNTYDAFSNTDVLMTLLISQLLN from the exons ATGACTTTCTCTCAGATGCTGCTAGTGTTTGGGTGCCTCGTTGCCACGTTTTCAGATGCTCAACAAG TGGTTCCTGACCAAGCCTTGCTTGCTGTGTATGGAGACCCGTACGGTACACCTTACTACGGACCTTCAG ACTACGATGAATGCAGGGTGAACAGAATATGTCCAGATGGCTGGTGTATCAACTATGATGGGTCGTACGAGTGTAAATGTAATTATGGATTCAAACAGACGCCTGATAGGAAAGGGTGTACAC ATGATACCAAGGCTCCATTTACTAACACCCATGGATTTAGGGATTTCTTGAGGTCGATTGGATACAAGAATCCAGATATGTACTTGGCACCACCACCTTTGATACCCCAACAACATACGCAAGTTCCAGAAATCCACGTACCTCAAGTTTCAGACAACCACGCGCCACAGAACCATGCATATCCTCAACCATTTGACGTCCACCAGAGCCAAAATCAGTACAACCCATCACTAAACACAATCCAGTACCAGCAACCAAGTGCCGTCCAATACGACCCACAGCAAAATCCAAGCCAATACAATCACTGGACCTACCGAAGCCATAGCAATTCTCAAACATCTACGACGACGCCACTGCCAGTGGACGTGGAGCCTAATGAGGCTCCCCCAGCTCCTCCCGAGATACCAACGCAAAACACACAATTTTCTTTGGAAAACCAAATAATAGATCAAAACCTGCAGATGATGTGGGAAGATCCATATGGACCCAAGAGACCCGCGTTCTTGGACCAAACCCCTGCTGAACTGAATACTCCTAAAAGTTCACCCTCACCTTCAAATCAGGTTTACCATCCACCAGCACCGACACTGCCGGAATCTCAGGCTCTTCTGCCTTTTCCAAGTTACGTTCCTTCATATGGAAACCAAGCTCAAAATCAAGGTTCTTGGGTCGAATCTCTCGGACCCGAAAGGCCAGCCTTCCTGGATCAACCAATAACACGACCACctcatcagacacacgaccctTCAGGTCAGTTTCATCAACAGGTTCCTCAAATGAGCGTCGAACAAGGTCTTGCTCCAAATGATGCAATGGGTTCCCCTGGCTCTGGCCCTAACCCTGTCCTCTGGAACTCGAATCCTTCGCAGCAATTTCCAGTTATGAACGTTCCTACCTTTAACGCAGGCACTCCACCTGAGCCTATTCCTGTTGGCCAGCCACTGTCAAGTATGTCTGTTTCACCCGAGTACAACCCGTCTCCAAATAACTCTCCATCACCATATTCTTATTCATACCCGCCTCCTGACTTAAACAACCCATCTGTACCTCTAGACGTCAAAGTTGACCTTCCGTCAGTCCCAATGGCCTCATCTGACGTACCGATCATATCGCACCATGCCAACCATTACCCTGGGGCATTTGCAGATCCCAGTATTCACCCAAATCCGTATCAGTATCCTGAAAACAAGTTTGGTCAAGGCTACAACCAATGGCAGCAGTCTTATCCCTCGTACCCCGTGCATGACCCATATACTGATGTTACAGCAGATAGTTCTAACAGACTGCAGACTGACAGCCAGTCAGTACCAAATGAAGGTATCCCTTCGACAATTGGGAAGACCAAAGCAAATGAACCTCCACCTTCAACAGCAACATCCTCGCCGACTAGTGAAACTATCACAACGACTACAGCAGTCACGGACGTAACTAAAATAACAGAGGCTGCTGCAGGTACTACAACACTCGTTGCAGATGCAACCACTACAACTACATCTGCCcctgatactactactacaacaatcTCCATCCCAACAACTACTACATCGACCCCTTTCATCACAACACCTGCCACTACCTCCATCGTTGCATCTACGACTACAACGgcaacaacaccaccaccaccagtagaACTTGCATCTACTTGGGTTGAACAGACAGGACAGAATCTTAAAATAAGTCTGGGTGTTGATTTGTCCGGTACATCTTCACACGGTGCCCCTGCAGAACCTCAAGCGGCCTCTTTTAAGATACAAGCTGAAGGTGTTCCCAATGATATTGCTCCGGGACCTACTGCTCCTTCATCAGACACAACGACACTCACAACAACGGCAAAAGTCACCACCGTACGCACTGTATCACCACCAACGTCAACCAAAACCCCTTCGTACACACGGACGACAAGACAACCGATACTTGTTCCAGTGGTGCCAGCAAGCAATGACAGATTTGACATAACAAATTCGCAAGTCTCCAAATTTCCGGGCAGACCACAATCGCCAAATATTATCCCtaaacagtacataatgaaGATTCCACCAGAGGACAACCCAAGACAAATATCATCTCCAAATCAGCAACCAAGACCAAATTACCTCCCGAGCCAGCAGCTAAGTCAAAAGTCCCCTCCAATTCAGCAACCAAGACCTAATGCCCCTGCAAGACTACAGTCGAGGCCAAACTATCCTGCAAGAAGACCAATCGTTGATGACACAAATTCACCTCAACGTGCCCCTCAGGCACAAGTCGTTCATCAAATCAAAATCCCACCGAACGTGCAATATCCAGTCAGGACACAGAATCAGCCTCAGATGAAAAACATTCCTCTTCAGCTGTACCCGGAACCCAGACAATACCCGGTCACAACGAGGAAACAATATGTACTCAATGTCCAGAACCGACCTGGTCAATTGACAAGGCAATACCCAGCGACAGAAGAGCTTTCCAGAATATCAAACCCCCCGTTCCGTGTTACTGAACACCAGATAGGGCAACACAATATACCAAAATACCAGAAGGAACAGCATTCTACAACAGCACGGCATCCTGCACATCAAATGAAGCAACATCCATTCATCTTGCATCAGAGTCAACCAAATTACCCGTATGCTGCCCCAAATGTATCACCCCAGTTCTCGTCAAGACGGTTGGAGATGTGGACAAATACGGTTGACAGACAAATGTACAACGTCCATCCATCAAGATCTTCCGTGCAATCTCCTCAACGTCTGTTCCTTGCTCGTCCTACCACTTCGTCCCATAGCAGCTGGATAAACGCTGGGACCTCTGAACAAGGGAACACATACGACGCATTTTCAAATACTGACGTCCTCATGACGCTTCTGATTTCACAGCTGTTGAATTAG